A region from the Fusarium musae strain F31 chromosome 1, whole genome shotgun sequence genome encodes:
- a CDS encoding hypothetical protein (EggNog:ENOG41~MEROPS:MER0156574): MDASKADIRIDFKQGGGSSSCVGTDALSENNQEKRTMNLDINLRHSEEFIRRKVLHEFGRVLGCEHEHQSPLEDFEWNKDLIYEELSKPPNSWSRAPTDHNVIKRLESSEVSTSSFDADSIMLYEYPARWFKNTVSGGTKSNTRLPERDKKWIANTYLPWSSDIGQFSTLHLDYKTDICVKATAEDVSVDHFTVGITPGTGSNVYSAACSWLEAWFSGLSLGKDSP; this comes from the exons ATGGACGCTTCCAAGGCAGACATTCGCATCGACTTTAAGCAAGGGGGAGGGTCAAGCTCTTGTGTTGGCACCGATGCTCTCTCGGAGAACAACCAGGAGAAAAGGACGATGAACCTCGACATCAACCTGAGGCATTCTGAAGAGTTCATTCGTCGAAAGGTCCTTCATGAATTTGGCCGCGTGCTGGGTTGTGAACATGAGCATC AATCTCCACTTGAGGATTTCGAGTGGAATAAAGATCTTATCTATGAGGAGCTCAGCAAACCACCCAACAGCTGGTCCCGCGCCCCGACCGACCACAATGTGATCAAACGACTTGAGAGTAGCGAAGTTAGCACTAGTTCATTCGACGCCGATTCTATCATGCTATACGAATATCCTGCACGCTGGTTCAAGAACACTGTCTCTGGTGGCACAAAGAGCAATACCAGATTACCCgagagagacaagaaatGGATTGCCAATACCTATCTTCCTTGGTCGAGTGACATTGGCCAATTCAGTACGCTAC ATTTGGACTACAAAACTGATATTTGCGTCAAGGCTACGGCTGAAGATGTGTCAGTGGACCACTTCACTGTTGGGATAACTCCCGGTACTGGGTCCAATGTCTACTCGGCGGCATGCTCCTGGCTAGAAGCGTGGTTCTCTGGACTTAGCCTCGGCAAGGACTCGCCATAG